One genomic segment of Pseudorasbora parva isolate DD20220531a chromosome 6, ASM2467924v1, whole genome shotgun sequence includes these proteins:
- the znf362b gene encoding zinc finger protein 362b encodes MAEPRFNNPYFWPPPPSMPGQLDNLVLIDKIKEQLMAEKIRPPHLPPTTVPSQQTLLVASPPSDGGQHVMSLPKLQQVPGLQAHNSSQPDIALHARPASSTIAELSIDDKSAVKAKGLWEDWHMRQAVDQASRANHRSGLTLSSRTDSHNTSEAITPTTPTSSSQNRLGGAPSLNTISSLASGPGMEHMKSGGLMGMLGPQPKAPRGRKKIKAESNTGPLLVLPYPLLASGPDQAVTIAKEGKTYRCKVCPLTFFNKSEMQIHSKSHTEAKPHKCPHCSKSFANASYLAQHLRIHLGIKPYHCSYCENSFRQLSHLQQHTRIHTGDRPYKCGQPGCEKAFTQLSNLQSHQRQHNKDKPYKCPNCYRAYTDSASLQIHLSAHAIKNAKSYCCSMCGRAYTSETYLMKHMSKHTVVEHLVSHHSPQRTESPSIPIRISLI; translated from the exons ATGGCAGAGCCTCGATTCAATAATCCATATTTCTGGCCACCACCTCCCTCCATGCCTGGTCAA CTGGATAACCTGGTTCTAATCGACAAGATCAAAGAGCAACTGATGGCAGAAAAGATTAGACCTCCGCATTTGCCGCCCACCACTGTTCCCTCTCAGCAGACCCTGCTGGTGGCCTCTCCACCTTCAGATGGTGGGCAACACGTGATGTCTCTCCCCAAGCTGCAGCAGGTGCCGGGTCTTCAGGCCCATAATTCATCTCAGCCTGACATCGCCCTGCACGCCCGACCAGCATCAAGCACCATAGCAG AGCTTAGTATTGATGACAAGTCTGCGGTAAAGGCAAAGGGATTATGGGAAGACTGGCATATGCGACAAGCAGTGGACCAAGCCTCCAGAGCAAACCATCGCTCAG GTCTCACGCTGTCATCACGCACAGACAGCCACAACACTTCTGAGGCTATAACTCCTACCACCCCGACATCTAGCAGTCAGAACCGCTTAGGCGGTGCACCTTCCTTAAACACCATTTCCAGCCTTGCCAGCGGTCCTGGCATGGAGCACATGAAAAGTGGAGGTTTGATGGGGATGCTGGGACCACAGCCCAAAGCTCCACGGGGCCGCAAGAAGATTAAAGCAGAGAGCAACACGGGTCCCTTGCTGGTGTTGCCCTACCCGCTTCTGGCCTCAGGCCCTGACCAGGCAGTTACCATCGCCAAAGAAGGAAAAACATACAG GTGTAAAGTGTGTCCGCTCACTTTCTTCAACAAGTCAGAGATGCAGATTCATTCCAAGTCCCACACGGAGGCCAAACCTCACAAGTGCCCTCACTGTTCCAAGTCCTTCGCCAACGCCTCATACCTAGCACAGCACTTACGCATTCACTTAGGCATTAAGCCCTACCACTGCTCCTATTGTGAGAACTCTTTTCGCCAGTTATCACACCTCCAACAGCACACCAG GATTCATACTGGTGACAGACCATATAAATGTGGCCAACCTGGTTGCGAAAAGGCATTCACACAACTCTCAAACCTACAG TCTCACCAGAGACAACATAACAAAGACAAGCCATACAAATGTCCAAACTGCTACCGAGCCTACACAGACTCAGCCTCCTTACAGATCCATCTCTCCGCACATGCCATCAAGAACGCTAAATCGTACTGCTGCAGCATGTGTGGCCGCGCATACACCTCA GAGACCTACCTTATGAAGCACATGTCCAAACACACCGTGGTGGAGCATCTCGTCAGCCACCATTCCCCACAGAGAACAGAATCTCCCAGCATCCCAATACGCATTTCACTTATTTGA